GAAATTATCCCAACAAAACActatagagaaaaataaaaccaacaataattttaaaacagacaaatccACAATATGGTACTCAAAATTTTGTCAAGACTGCGAATATTTGTCcacaaatttttgaaaacaaaaagaGAATATTTCGAAATAAtgtaaccaaaatatgtaattgtaaaatgataattattgtaaacatgaTTGTAATTGTAACGAATAACTTatgaatgtaaaattgtaaattagggAAGGTGCTTGTACTGAAATTTAGAAATGAGCCAAATTTCAATGTTTGGacagtaaaatatgactttAAGAGGGGAggtgtaacgaacccaataatacgcataatatattattgtgctcGTTTCGCTTTCGACTACATTTGGCAACATAAAAACTAGATAAACAATAGCACATATAAATTCGACTAGataaatcaaagtcatatatCTGATTAGAAAACCTATGGGAAGATACCGAGAGGGCAATGCGAATCTTGTTATCTCATTACAATAGGTACTACAATCTCACCTTAAtcttaaatcataaatgtatgaatataacaactaaatattgttatggaatatacatatgtatatgtgtgtatatatatatatgtaatgcatagtatctaaatagtaacggatggcgtataacatatattgcaaaCAAGATAACAGAACACGATTCTCGGAAtaaccaggcgtgggaatgtatCAATGATTAATTGAACAACGTCCTGTGAAATCCACAGATAAGTCGATAGACTAGGAGGAAGTaggagagcaggaggccctataaaaccagacccgaaacggcctgtagattagacgtgtaaCACCACAGTACAGGCGAGCACCTTCACGAAAGACAACGCAACAACTTGTCAAATTAGACTTAGAGTATTTGTACATAAAAGTTCAATAAACAACTTTACTTTCAACCagtctaattatttatcaactctGCCTAAAGAAATCCTCTAccaacggtcttgctacctgcaactttaTAAACTAAGCAATTGACTcaattgctagtttataacaACACTATAACATAACCAGGGCCGGCGGAAGGCACGTGCGACATGTGCGACcgcacaataaataaaaatatatgtatttttcaacattactcactgtaaatataaaattaaaataatgctcattatattattttaactggaACTGTGTCATTTTATGAAGTACCTAAGTAAGCACTattagtagataatataatgtgcgGGCTAGCCGCTAGCATTATCGCTCGTTGTGTTTCGCGATTATCTTTGTGGTTTCCAATTAGCAAACATGAACCGAATCAAATCACGATAAAGATCCCCATAAACGTATgtacaataatcaataattattagcgATACAAACTAGTTTACTTGTGACGAGTAACAACTATCGAACTATACGTACCTAGTATATTGTAGTTTGTCAACGAGCGTCGTAGCGTCAACGATTATAGAGTACTGTGCACATTATTTAGTCAAACAACATtcaacatatcatattattttaatattaattataatttggtaagtatttattttaattttaaataattgtacaattattaatattaagtaggtaatttatgtaaataataaatacaatgaattAAGTAAAACCCGTTTTAAaactatcatatttttttttttttataagaaatttacatcatattttttatttatatagtaaaaagtTAAGAAAGCGCCAATATGTCGGATGGTAGACAGCGACTTTCTGGTGCAGAATATAGGAAGAGAAAACGTGAAAAAGAAGCTGTAATCAAAAAACAGTCTAAttctatcaaaaaaattttaacggGTTCTTCCTCGTCATTAGATATTTCAAATGCTGTAGTTGTACAACCTAGTGAAGTTTTTGACTCTTTCTCAGTTATAGATGCCACTGTACCTTCTGAAACTACAGTAGCCAAAAATATAACAGACAGTGTTGTAATGCAACCCAGTGAGGTTTTTGACTCTGTCTCAGTTGAAGCAGTCACTGTACCTTCTGAAACTACAATAGACAAAAGTTTAACAGAAAATGTCAATCAAAATTCctttaattctttaattaatattagtacagACCCTGCTGAATGgcctttaattattaataacgactttaaaacattgttggTTGAAAAAGGTCCTCCTGCTCCGTTAAATGCAAATTTTGTATTTCCTTCAGATGATCAAGGACGAAAATTCACACAATTTCATTACAAACGAAGTATGAGTAATGGAGAAAATGTCACAAGGACATGGCTTGTGTACTCTATTTCCAATgacgtaatattttgtttttgctgtAAACTATTTGATAATTCAAACTCTAAGTTGGCTTTAGAAGGCTATAATGACTGGAGGCATTGTACACAAATGTTAAAAGGACATGAAACATCAAAAAATCATTTGACCGCATATAGTACATGGTTAGAATTGTCATTgaggttaaaaaaaacaaaaacaattgatGATGTAAACCAACCTATTTTAGAATCTGAGTGTAGGCATTGGAATGAAGTTTTACAACGGATCATGTCGGTAGTACAATTTCTTGGTCATCAAAATTTAGCTTTTCGTGGATCATCTGATCAgttattcaaacataataatggacattttttaaaattaattgaacttATGGCTAAGTATGATTCTGTGATGGCTGAACATGTAAgaagaataattaatagtaaaaaaaatataagccaTTATTTAGGAAAAGATATTCAAAATGAGATGATTGATTTATTAGCTCAGTCTATTAAGTCTCGCATAGTTACTATGGTTAGCGAAGcgaagtattatagtattatactagaTTGTACTCCTGATATAAGTCACTCGGAGCTCATGACTGTTATTATTCGTTTTGTGTTAATTGAAGATTCAAAAGTTACCATCCGTGAACATTTTCTTGGTTTTATTTCAGTTGAAATTAGTACTGGAGAAAATCTGTGTGATGTACTTTTAAGCATATTACGTGAGCTGAATATACCTTTGAGTAATATGCGAGGACAAGGATATGACAATGGAGCCAATATGAAAGGTGTGCACTCCGGAGTCCAACGGCACATTCGAAATATTAATCCACGTGCATTTTTTGTTCCTTGTAGTGCGCATTCCTTAAATCTTGTTGTAAATGATGCCGCAAAATCTTCAAAAGAAGCTGTAggttttttcatataattcaaaaagtattcaACTTTTTTTCTGCCTCAACTATTCGTTggcaaattttttttgaaacatgttAAAGAACTAAAGCTAGGGACACACTATTCACACGCCATGTGTTAACATGCCTTTACACGCCACGCCGTGTTAAgacgtgtaataatatattgagcaCATACACACAACGCAATGAATACCACGTACGAAAAATTtgcataattgtataaaaatgtgtacGTTAAGCAGTTGCGTCTGTACCGTTTTGCATTTCGGTTTGAGATCATATACCtaagtaaaatattagttatgaaTTATTCGAGTTCGTCCGACAGTGATTGGGAAGAAGAGTTAAATGAAATGGCTGTggcatttttttgaaatgagtCCACAAGTAACCGACAATTATGGGTTCATCCAATTAATGCGGAAAGGAACCAAAAAGgagtttttttaaacttatttcctcaattaaaaaataacccaGATAAATTTCATCAGTACTTCCGAATGTCATTGGAACAATTTACTTACTTACACGATTTAGTGAAAGattctattaaaaaacaaaacactcaTTTTCGGAAAGCTATACCATCAGAGCAAAGATTAGCTGTATGTTTAAGGTAAGTAAATGattgcaatttatttatttaatattttatgcgaaCAAAATTTGCAAACACAAAATGAATTTGtttcaattacaatttatacatactTCAGGTACACATAGCCCCGAATGAcgaattactaattactaatttttattaattttgtatgatgaaaacaatgtaaaaaaatcaattaaaacaaaataattaattcgaaATATGTCTTTACTTCTtagacaaaaatattgattaaaataattaacttaatgcGTTTTTAtctgaacataaaataaaataaaataaaaatccatttagtttaaaattaattgaatgctaaaatatataacttggCCATTCATAatgctttatatttatttgaggaATTTTCTTCAATGTACTTGTTGGAATGATCGAAGTTCGGCTGCATGAAGTTGTTCAGTGGTGAACGACTGTAGTTTTGTTCTTCGTTATTATAAGTTGTACTTATTGACTGATTTGAGTAATCTGAGTAAGTGGATGGAGAGGACCTGCTGTTGCTTTCTACCACATGTAATGTTGACATTGGCGGTTGAAGAACTGATGGGAGATTTTGgtaatgcattatattttgatagcttAAAACTTGATTTTGATTTGATACTTGCGGTTGTTGTATGTTTTCGACTTCCAATAAATGAGCCAACTCTGCTTCAGATACTTTGTTACAAATTTCCATACGAAGTTTTGCCTCTTTGGCTTTTGGGAGGCGCTTTGCGATTTTAGCCATactcaaataaaacatttcaacTTCATCATGATTCATATATGCCTTTTTTTCATACTTTTCCCTTCTGAAGTTTGAATTTGCTCTCATTATTTCAACCATTTCCTCGTTATAgttgcatttttttcttttcgttgGGGCTTTTTGTGCAGTTAATAAACTGTGATCTAGTCCAATGCTAGACATCTGGTCTTTCTGCGATTCGGGTAATTCTAGGCTAAGCAGTGGGTCCCTCTGTGATTCGTGTAATTCTGGGCTAAGCAGCTGGTCTCTCTGTGATTCGGGTAATTCTGGCACATCATTCAGCCTTGCATCTTGGTTTTGAACTTCTATGTTACTGTGTGttctaaattaaattcaaaccaatattatattaaattaaattaaattaaataattataaggatGCTTACTCTCGGCTCTCTAAAAAAGGTAGAAGAAATTCCATTTGTTTCGAAAATTTCCATGCAGGAATATGTTTGGCAGACTGGCCACTTGTTTTTTGACGGCGTCTACGAATCGAATTTAGGAAACAATTTCTTAATTTCGTCCATTCTGACTTACACTTATCAGCTATAATGCACAATAAGTTTAACTAGTATGCTAAAATTGATTAtaagaattcaaaataaaatattttatacaccaaGCTAACCTCAGAATTATTTTGTCGGCAATTATCATTGCTTACAATATTGCtgatattagttaatattaattatgtttaaataaggGTTTTTAGCTACAGGAGAATCGTATAGATCATTAGGCTTTAGTTTTCGTATGGGATTTAGTACCATCAGAGAAATTGTTGAGGAAGTTTGCCATATTATTTGGAAAGTATTAAGTCCTATTTATATGCCAAAGCCTACAAAAGATGACTGGAAAAAAATTAGCAAGGAGTACAAAGAATTGTGGAATTTCCCCAATTGTCTTGGATCTCTCGATGGTAAGCACATTAACATTAGGTGTCCGATAAAAGGAGGATCagcatactataattataaaggaTCAAATTCAATAGTTCTACTAGCTCTAGTGGATGCTCATTATAGATTTATAACCATTGATGTGGGATCTTATGGTCGTAACTCAGATGGAAATGTATTCGCCAAATCTATATTAGGAAATGCttttgaaatcaaaaagttGGATGTACCCGAAGATACACCACTGGAAGACAATGGAGAACCTATGCCATACGTGATTGTTGCAGATGAAGCATTTGCCCTAAAACCATATCTCATGAGACCGTACAGTAGAGTATCTGTTACTGGAAATGAGAGGAacaaaacttttaattataGACTTTCATGTGCACGTCGTGTTGTGGAGAACGCATTTGGAATACTGTCTGCTCGTTGGAGAGTATTTAGAACAGTCATACAAGTACAGCCTAACTCAGTGGACAAAATAGTACTTGCTGCATGTTGTCTTCATAACATGCTTTGTCGTAGtcatgattatgattattatttagatgATATAAACGAGGAAAGTGAAATCGGAGAAGGTCTTGACAATTTAGAGCCATTAAGAGGAAATAGTAAACAACGATCATTTGAAGTACGTGATAAATATAGagattattttttgtcaacCAATGGTGCGGTACCGCGGCAGTATGAAATGGTTCGAAGAGGAAGAatcaattaatgattataataattttataattttttaatgaaattcccTAATTTTCTCGTTTTTTAAtggttaatattaaaactttgatgacatttttatttgtatatcatACGTTTAGGAAAAATGTGTATTGTTAATTGATTgaatataagataattaaattttattttattttattatatattgttgttatctttacgaaatacaaaatgtacattgtgtatttttgcatattgaagttaacattctaaaaatgtgtataaaataatattttgtcgagtagaaaaatcaaaaataaattggataggcactaaatagtaatttaaataaagataagaTAGGTAACTTATCGATTAGGACCTAAACTTGTAAGTCTATAATCAACGTTTAGCTtgattatacctatttacaaaCCCAACAATACTTAGTTACTTGATCAAATATCACCCAACCACTTCGGTTGACGTCGAACGATCGGTCtcagtatttacaaatattaagttgacatataataaa
This genomic window from Metopolophium dirhodum isolate CAU chromosome 1, ASM1992520v1, whole genome shotgun sequence contains:
- the LOC132932930 gene encoding putative nuclease HARBI1 → MGFSTIREIVEEVCHIIWKVLSPIYMPKPTKDDWKKISKEYKELWNFPNCLGSLDGKHINIRCPIKGGSAYYNYKGSNSIVLLALVDAHYRFITIDVGSYGRNSDGNVFAKSILGNAFEIKKLDVPEDTPLEDNGEPMPYVIVADEAFALKPYLMRPYSRVSVTGNERNKTFNYRLSCARRVVENAFGILSARWRVFRTVIQVQPNSVDKIVLAACCLHNMLCRSHDYDYYLDDINEESEIGEGLDNLEPLRGNSKQRSFEVRDKYRDYFLSTNGAVPRQYEMVRRGRIN
- the LOC132932929 gene encoding zinc finger MYM-type protein 1-like, producing the protein MSDGRQRLSGAEYRKRKREKEAVIKKQSNSIKKILTGSSSSLDISNAVVVQPSEVFDSFSVIDATVPSETTVAKNITDSVVMQPSEVFDSVSVEAVTVPSETTIDKSLTENVNQNSFNSLINISTDPAEWPLIINNDFKTLLVEKGPPAPLNANFVFPSDDQGRKFTQFHYKRSMSNGENVTRTWLVYSISNDVIFCFCCKLFDNSNSKLALEGYNDWRHCTQMLKGHETSKNHLTAYSTWLELSLRLKKTKTIDDVNQPILESECRHWNEVLQRIMSVVQFLGHQNLAFRGSSDQLFKHNNGHFLKLIELMAKYDSVMAEHVRRIINSKKNISHYLGKDIQNEMIDLLAQSIKSRIVTMVSEAKYYSIILDCTPDISHSELMTVIIRFVLIEDSKVTIREHFLGFISVEISTGENLCDVLLSILRELNIPLSNMRGQGYDNGANMKGVHSGVQRHIRNINPRAFFVPCSAHSLNLVVNDAAKSSKEAVGFFI